In one window of Caenimonas aquaedulcis DNA:
- the gmk gene encoding guanylate kinase, whose amino-acid sequence MDYPGNLFVVAAPSGAGKSSLVKALLELDSRVQPSVSHTTRPPRGQEKHGREYFFVSPQEFDALVLADGFVEWAFVHGQRYGTSKKAIEERIAQGADVILEIDFQGALSIKRIFANAVLVFILPPSWEELRSRLERRGEDAPDVIELRLRNAAEEMKQAPEFDFVIINELFERALFDLKAIVHAQRLKFSAQRRARADTFKALHIL is encoded by the coding sequence ATGGACTACCCCGGCAATCTCTTCGTCGTCGCAGCGCCCAGCGGGGCCGGCAAGTCCAGCCTCGTGAAAGCCCTGCTCGAGCTCGACTCGCGCGTTCAGCCCTCCGTCTCCCACACCACGCGCCCGCCGCGCGGCCAGGAAAAGCACGGGCGCGAATACTTTTTCGTCTCCCCGCAGGAATTCGATGCGCTCGTGCTGGCCGACGGCTTCGTGGAATGGGCCTTCGTCCATGGGCAGCGCTACGGCACGTCCAAGAAGGCGATCGAGGAGCGCATCGCCCAGGGCGCCGACGTGATCCTGGAAATCGACTTCCAGGGCGCCTTGTCCATCAAGCGGATCTTCGCCAATGCCGTGCTGGTGTTCATCCTGCCGCCGAGCTGGGAGGAACTCCGCTCCCGGCTGGAGCGGCGCGGCGAAGACGCCCCCGACGTCATCGAACTGCGGCTGCGCAACGCCGCCGAAGAGATGAAGCAAGCCCCGGAGTTCGATTTCGTTATAATCAACGAGTTATTTGAGCGAGCGCTTTTCGACCTGAAAGCGATCGTGCATGCCCAGCGGCTCAAATTCTCCGCCCAGCGCCGCGCCCGGGCCGACACCTTCAAAGCCCTCCACATCCTCTGA
- a CDS encoding RelA/SpoT family protein has protein sequence MSAVLQTPSGKGKGKKPPAATMPSPAAANAAAASFAALTASLDYLDASDIELVRKAYRFADEAHLGQLRASGEPYITHPIAVAAQCAEWKLDAQALMAALLHDAIEDCGVTKPELIERFGAPVAELVDGLTKLDKLQFNTREESQAESFRKMLLAMARDVRVILIKLADRTHNMRTLEDVPREKWSRISSETLEIYAPIAHRLGLNQTYRELQELAFRHLRPWRYNILSKAVTKARNRRRDLIQKVQREVEAAFESAGIDVRIAGREKTLYSVYRKMDEKHLSFAQVTDIYGFRVIVPSLLDCYTALGLLHQMYKPVPGKFKDHIAIPKVNGYQSLHTTLVGPAGVNVEFQMRTEAMHVVAESGVAAHWLYKASSQDGDGADRLGTKWLQSLLDIQHETRDAAEFWDHVKIDLFPDAVYVFTPKSQIMALPRGATVVDFAYAIHSNIGDRTVAARINGMQVPLRTELKNGDVVEVVTAPVSTPNPAWLGFVRTGRARSKIRHHLKTLAQAESQDLGEKLLTQALRAEGLEKLPSDEPEFHSLWEKLLRFTGSRSRAELLTDIGLGKRIASIVAKRLVTMLAERGEKPDTLLITRERYTAHENVSQGEVVLDGSENASVQFATCCRPVPGDPIVGYLGRGEGLVVHTEDCAVAKRLQHKDSERFISVEWSDEPVRPFETSLLVTVVNGKGALARVAAALANAEADIAHVDMGDDRAQDATDMRFIVAVRDLAHLDAVIRTLRRTPAVMRVQRVRPGGG, from the coding sequence ATGAGCGCGGTCCTCCAAACTCCATCGGGCAAGGGCAAAGGCAAGAAGCCGCCGGCGGCCACCATGCCCAGCCCTGCCGCCGCGAACGCCGCGGCCGCGAGCTTCGCCGCGCTGACTGCGAGCCTGGATTACCTGGACGCGTCCGACATCGAGCTCGTGCGCAAGGCCTACCGCTTTGCCGACGAGGCGCATCTCGGCCAGCTGCGCGCGAGCGGAGAGCCCTATATCACCCACCCGATCGCGGTCGCCGCCCAGTGCGCCGAATGGAAGCTCGATGCGCAGGCGCTCATGGCCGCCCTGCTGCACGATGCGATCGAGGATTGCGGCGTCACCAAGCCGGAGCTGATCGAACGCTTCGGCGCGCCGGTCGCCGAACTGGTGGACGGCCTCACCAAGCTGGACAAGCTGCAGTTCAACACGCGCGAGGAAAGCCAGGCGGAGTCCTTCCGCAAGATGCTGCTTGCGATGGCGCGCGACGTGCGCGTGATCCTCATCAAGCTCGCGGACCGCACGCACAACATGCGCACGCTGGAAGACGTGCCGCGCGAGAAGTGGTCCCGCATCTCGTCGGAGACGCTGGAAATCTACGCGCCCATCGCGCACCGCCTCGGCCTGAACCAGACCTACCGCGAACTGCAGGAGCTCGCGTTCCGCCACCTGCGGCCGTGGCGCTACAACATCCTCAGCAAGGCCGTGACGAAGGCCCGCAATCGCCGCCGCGACCTGATCCAGAAAGTGCAGCGCGAGGTGGAGGCGGCTTTCGAATCCGCCGGGATCGACGTGCGCATCGCGGGCCGCGAGAAGACGCTGTACTCGGTGTACCGCAAGATGGACGAGAAGCACCTGTCCTTCGCGCAGGTCACCGACATCTACGGTTTTCGCGTGATCGTGCCATCGCTCCTCGACTGCTACACCGCGCTCGGCCTGCTGCACCAGATGTACAAGCCGGTGCCGGGCAAATTCAAGGACCACATCGCGATCCCCAAGGTCAACGGCTACCAGTCGCTGCACACGACGCTCGTCGGCCCGGCCGGCGTCAACGTCGAATTCCAGATGCGCACGGAAGCGATGCACGTCGTCGCCGAATCCGGCGTGGCCGCGCACTGGCTGTACAAGGCGAGCTCGCAGGACGGCGACGGCGCGGACCGGCTGGGCACCAAGTGGCTCCAGTCGCTGCTGGACATCCAGCACGAGACGCGCGACGCCGCGGAATTCTGGGACCACGTCAAGATCGACCTCTTTCCGGATGCGGTCTACGTCTTCACGCCCAAGAGCCAGATCATGGCGCTGCCGCGCGGCGCGACCGTGGTGGATTTCGCCTACGCGATCCACAGCAACATCGGCGACCGCACCGTGGCCGCCCGCATCAACGGCATGCAGGTGCCGCTGCGCACCGAGCTGAAAAACGGCGACGTGGTGGAAGTCGTCACCGCGCCGGTGTCCACGCCGAACCCCGCGTGGCTGGGCTTCGTGCGCACCGGCCGCGCACGGTCCAAGATTCGCCACCACCTCAAGACCCTCGCGCAGGCGGAATCGCAGGACCTCGGCGAGAAACTGCTCACGCAGGCGCTGCGCGCGGAGGGCCTCGAGAAGCTGCCGTCCGACGAACCCGAGTTCCACTCCCTCTGGGAAAAGCTGCTGCGCTTCACCGGCAGCCGCAGCCGCGCGGAACTCCTCACCGACATCGGCCTGGGCAAGCGCATCGCGAGCATCGTCGCCAAGCGGCTCGTCACCATGCTGGCCGAGCGCGGCGAGAAGCCGGACACGCTGCTCATCACGCGCGAGCGCTACACCGCGCACGAAAACGTCTCGCAGGGCGAGGTCGTGCTCGACGGCAGCGAGAATGCCTCGGTGCAGTTCGCCACCTGCTGCCGCCCCGTCCCGGGCGACCCGATCGTGGGCTACCTCGGGCGCGGCGAAGGCCTCGTCGTGCACACCGAAGACTGCGCGGTCGCCAAGCGCCTGCAGCACAAGGACAGCGAACGTTTCATCAGCGTCGAGTGGTCCGACGAGCCGGTGCGGCCCTTCGAGACCAGCCTGCTCGTCACCGTGGTCAACGGCAAGGGCGCGCTCGCCCGGGTCGCGGCGGCACTCGCGAATGCGGAGGCCGATATCGCGCACGTGGACATGGGCGACGACCGCGCGCAGGACGCGACCGACATGCGCTTCATCGTCGCCGTGCGCGACCTCGCCCACCTGGACGCCGTGATCCGCACCCTGCGGCGCACCCCCGCCGTCATGCGCGTTCAGCGCGTGCGGCCGGGCGGCGGGTAG
- the rph gene encoding ribonuclease PH, with product MTNFERSGRRAADQLRPIRITRGFTIHAEGSVLIEFGQTRVLCTASVEEKVPPHKRGSGEGWVTAEYGMLPRATHTRGDREAARGKQSGRTQEIQRLIGRSMRAVFDLKKLGERTIQIDCDVLQADGGTRTAAITGAFVAAQDAVTKLIATGKLSESPITGPVAAVSVGIVEGTPLLDLEYVEDVGCDTDMNVVMTGAGHFVEVQGTAEGAAFTRAEMDELLRLAEKGIAELVVLQQESLAA from the coding sequence ATGACAAATTTCGAGAGAAGCGGCCGGCGCGCCGCAGACCAGCTGCGCCCCATCCGCATCACGCGGGGCTTCACCATCCACGCCGAAGGATCGGTCCTCATTGAATTCGGCCAGACGCGCGTGCTGTGCACCGCGTCGGTCGAAGAGAAGGTGCCGCCGCACAAGCGCGGCAGCGGGGAGGGCTGGGTCACCGCGGAATACGGCATGCTGCCGCGCGCCACGCACACGCGCGGGGACCGCGAAGCCGCGCGCGGCAAGCAGAGCGGGCGCACGCAGGAGATCCAGCGCCTGATCGGCCGCTCCATGCGCGCGGTGTTCGACTTGAAGAAGCTCGGCGAGCGCACGATCCAGATCGACTGCGACGTGCTGCAGGCCGACGGCGGCACGCGCACGGCGGCAATCACCGGCGCCTTCGTCGCTGCGCAGGACGCGGTGACCAAGCTCATCGCCACGGGCAAGTTGAGCGAATCGCCCATCACGGGTCCCGTGGCCGCCGTGTCCGTCGGCATCGTCGAAGGCACGCCCCTGCTGGACCTCGAATACGTGGAAGACGTCGGCTGCGACACCGACATGAACGTCGTCATGACCGGCGCCGGCCACTTCGTGGAGGTGCAGGGCACGGCCGAGGGCGCCGCCTTCACCCGCGCCGAAATGGACGAACTGCTGCGCCTGGCCGAAAAGGGCATCGCCGAGCTGGTCGTGCTCCAGCAAGAGTCCCTGGCAGCCTGA
- the rpoZ gene encoding DNA-directed RNA polymerase subunit omega — MARITVEDCLQQIPNRFQLVLAATYRARMLSQGHAPKIESKNKPGVTALREIAEGKIGLEMLKKVPG; from the coding sequence ATGGCCCGTATCACCGTCGAAGATTGCCTGCAGCAGATCCCGAACCGCTTCCAGCTCGTGCTGGCCGCGACCTACCGAGCTCGCATGCTGAGCCAGGGACACGCCCCCAAGATCGAAAGCAAGAACAAGCCCGGCGTCACCGCCCTGCGCGAAATCGCCGAAGGCAAGATCGGCCTGGAAATGCTCAAGAAAGTCCCCGGCTGA
- a CDS encoding PP2C family protein-serine/threonine phosphatase — protein MKFSVFQISRKGGREKNEDRMGYCYTRESGLFVLADGMGGHPEGEVAAQLALQTVSALYQKEARPIVKDVSEFLSTALMAAHHQIIRYASEKGMLDTPRTTLVAAIVQGTSATWVHCGDSRLYVVRGSELLTRTRDHSYLEQQSGAGGVVRLDRINRNILFTCLGSPTKPVFDVTGPVQLQQGDKILLCSDGLWGSLEDIDIVRDLCTKPVSEAVPDLVEAALRNGGDHSDNVTVIALEWETPDTFESTRGISTDSISDGVFASTIQAGVLDTMVEDLDDAAIERSIAEINEAIRRSAARKT, from the coding sequence ATGAAATTCTCCGTGTTCCAGATCAGCCGCAAGGGCGGGCGCGAAAAGAACGAAGACCGCATGGGTTATTGCTACACGCGGGAGTCGGGCCTGTTCGTGCTGGCCGACGGCATGGGCGGGCACCCGGAGGGCGAGGTCGCCGCGCAGCTCGCGCTGCAGACGGTCTCCGCGCTGTACCAGAAGGAAGCGCGCCCGATCGTGAAGGACGTGTCCGAATTCCTCTCGACCGCGCTCATGGCGGCGCACCACCAGATCATCCGCTACGCCAGCGAAAAGGGCATGCTGGACACGCCCCGCACCACGCTCGTCGCGGCCATCGTGCAGGGCACGTCGGCCACCTGGGTGCACTGCGGCGATTCGCGCCTGTACGTGGTGCGCGGCAGCGAACTCCTCACGCGCACGCGCGACCATTCGTACCTCGAGCAGCAAAGCGGCGCGGGCGGCGTGGTCCGGCTGGACCGCATCAACCGCAACATCCTCTTCACCTGCCTGGGCTCGCCGACGAAGCCCGTGTTCGACGTCACCGGCCCGGTGCAGTTGCAGCAGGGCGACAAGATCCTCCTGTGCTCCGACGGCCTGTGGGGCAGCCTCGAGGACATCGACATCGTGCGCGACCTGTGCACGAAGCCCGTGTCGGAGGCGGTGCCGGACCTGGTCGAGGCGGCCCTTCGCAACGGCGGCGACCACAGCGACAACGTGACGGTGATCGCCCTCGAATGGGAAACCCCCGACACCTTCGAATCGACCCGCGGAATTTCCACCGACAGCATCAGCGACGGCGTGTTCGCCTCCACCATCCAGGCAGGCGTGCTCGACACCATGGTCGAGGACCTCGACGACGCCGCCATCGAGCGCTCCATCGCCGAGATCAATGAAGCGATCCGCCGCTCGGCTGCCCGCAAAACCTGA
- a CDS encoding YicC/YloC family endoribonuclease, producing the protein MAVYSMTGYASGQQAAPQAPAGQETKGTPAGRLGLEIRSVNSRFLDLTFRLSEELRQHEPALREMIASKIRRGKVEVRGALESAAGDSLREPTPRLLQRLNTLQDSVRSWLPDARALSVADVVRLSAAEGSADVDWTEPLAELARRTIGELVAAREREGARIATMMLGHLRQLRELAQQATPLVPKLVEQQRTRFLERWKEAMALADGAALPEAAQDRALSEATAFAIRIDVAEELMRLGSHLEEIERLVKKGGEIGKRLDFLIQELHREANTLGSKSAALELTHISVDMKVLIEQMREQVQNIE; encoded by the coding sequence ATGGCAGTTTACAGCATGACCGGTTACGCAAGCGGCCAGCAGGCAGCGCCGCAAGCACCCGCCGGCCAGGAGACCAAAGGCACGCCGGCCGGCCGGCTCGGCCTGGAAATACGGTCCGTCAACAGCCGCTTCCTGGACCTCACCTTCCGGCTTTCCGAGGAGTTGCGCCAGCACGAGCCCGCGCTGCGCGAGATGATCGCGTCGAAGATCCGGCGCGGCAAGGTGGAAGTGCGCGGCGCGCTGGAGAGCGCCGCTGGCGACAGCCTGCGCGAGCCGACGCCGCGCCTGCTGCAGCGGCTCAACACCCTGCAGGACAGCGTGCGCAGCTGGCTGCCCGACGCGCGGGCACTCAGCGTCGCGGACGTGGTGCGCCTGTCGGCGGCGGAGGGTTCCGCGGATGTCGACTGGACCGAACCGCTCGCGGAACTCGCCAGGCGCACCATCGGCGAACTGGTCGCCGCGCGCGAACGCGAAGGCGCGCGCATCGCGACGATGATGCTCGGACACCTCAGGCAGCTGCGCGAGCTCGCGCAGCAGGCGACGCCGCTGGTGCCGAAACTCGTAGAGCAGCAACGCACACGCTTCCTGGAACGGTGGAAGGAAGCCATGGCGCTCGCCGACGGCGCGGCCCTGCCCGAAGCCGCGCAGGATCGCGCGCTCAGCGAAGCCACCGCGTTCGCGATCCGCATCGACGTCGCCGAGGAATTGATGCGCCTCGGCTCGCACCTCGAGGAGATCGAACGCCTGGTCAAAAAAGGCGGGGAAATCGGCAAGCGCCTGGACTTCCTGATCCAGGAGCTCCACCGCGAAGCCAACACGCTGGGCTCCAAATCTGCGGCGCTCGAACTCACGCACATCTCGGTGGATATGAAAGTCCTCATCGAGCAGATGCGCGAGCAGGTGCAAAACATCGAATAA
- the greB gene encoding transcription elongation factor GreB, translating to MSKAFTRETDGDEDDEEASLPPLPGGGKNYMTPAGYARLRAELLQLMDDERPKVVEAVHWAAKNGDRSENGDYIYGKKRLREIDRRIRFLTKRLEIAEVADPAVHHGSDQVFFGATVTYAEESGVERTVTILGIDEADSTQQQVSWISPIARAMLKAREGDVVKLVTPLGAQDIEILKVDYPPPGRTR from the coding sequence ATGAGCAAGGCATTCACCCGGGAAACGGACGGCGACGAGGACGACGAGGAAGCCTCCCTGCCGCCGCTCCCCGGGGGCGGCAAGAACTACATGACGCCCGCGGGATACGCCCGGCTGCGCGCCGAATTGCTGCAGTTGATGGACGATGAGCGCCCCAAGGTCGTGGAAGCCGTGCACTGGGCCGCGAAAAACGGCGATCGCTCCGAAAACGGCGACTACATCTACGGCAAGAAACGCCTGCGGGAGATCGACCGGCGCATCCGGTTCCTGACCAAGCGCCTGGAGATCGCCGAAGTGGCCGACCCGGCGGTGCACCATGGAAGCGACCAGGTGTTCTTCGGCGCCACCGTCACCTATGCCGAGGAATCGGGCGTGGAGCGCACCGTCACCATCCTGGGCATCGACGAAGCGGACAGCACGCAGCAGCAGGTGAGCTGGATTTCCCCGATCGCGCGCGCGATGTTGAAGGCGCGTGAAGGCGACGTGGTGAAACTCGTCACCCCGCTGGGGGCGCAGGACATCGAGATCCTGAAGGTCGACTACCCGCCGCCCGGCCGCACGCGCTGA
- the hemW gene encoding radical SAM family heme chaperone HemW — protein sequence MAVNVTMVPPPRDVQHYLRPGTLQLAALPPLSLYIHLPWCLKKCPYCDFNSHEMARGELPEKRYLDALVADLEAALPLIWGRTIHSIFIGGGTPSLFSPGGIDRLLGDVRARLKLEPDCEITLEANPGTFEKDRFRAFRGAGVTRLSVGVQSFNDAHLAALGRVHDRAQAIAAVEEAQQAFGTFNLDLMYALPGQSMAQLEQDLAQAMALAPPHLSVYHLTIEPNTYFAKFPPRVPDDDTAYAMLDRITEVTGGAGMERYEVSAYAKPGHRCWHNLNYWQFGDYLGIGAGAHSKLSFPHRVVRQVRYREPRLYMDNALAGRPLAQEDEVPRAQLPFEFMLNALRLKEGFALNQFTERTGLAPTAIAAPLAEALAKGLVERDMSHVRPTTRGFDFLSDLQSLFLAPEAPAVP from the coding sequence ATGGCTGTGAACGTCACGATGGTGCCGCCGCCGCGCGACGTGCAGCACTACCTGCGGCCCGGCACCTTGCAGCTCGCTGCGCTGCCCCCGCTGTCGCTGTACATCCACCTGCCGTGGTGCCTGAAGAAGTGCCCGTACTGCGACTTCAATTCCCACGAGATGGCGCGCGGCGAACTGCCGGAGAAACGCTACCTCGACGCGCTCGTCGCGGATCTCGAAGCCGCGTTGCCGCTCATCTGGGGACGCACGATCCACAGCATCTTCATCGGCGGCGGCACGCCCAGCCTGTTTTCTCCGGGCGGGATCGACCGCCTGCTCGGCGACGTGCGCGCCCGCCTGAAGCTGGAGCCCGATTGCGAGATCACGCTCGAAGCGAACCCGGGCACTTTCGAGAAGGATCGCTTCCGCGCATTCCGAGGCGCAGGCGTCACCCGCCTCTCGGTCGGGGTGCAGAGTTTCAACGATGCGCACCTTGCCGCGCTCGGGCGCGTGCATGACCGCGCGCAGGCGATCGCCGCGGTGGAGGAAGCACAGCAGGCCTTCGGCACCTTCAACCTCGACCTTATGTATGCCCTGCCGGGCCAGTCGATGGCGCAGCTGGAGCAGGATCTCGCGCAGGCGATGGCCCTGGCGCCGCCGCACCTGTCCGTCTATCACCTCACCATCGAGCCCAACACGTACTTCGCGAAGTTCCCGCCGCGCGTGCCCGACGACGACACGGCCTACGCGATGCTCGACCGCATCACCGAAGTGACCGGCGGCGCAGGCATGGAACGCTACGAGGTGTCGGCGTATGCGAAGCCTGGCCACCGCTGCTGGCACAACCTCAACTACTGGCAGTTCGGCGATTACCTGGGCATTGGCGCCGGTGCGCACAGCAAGCTGAGTTTTCCGCATCGCGTGGTGCGCCAGGTGCGCTACCGCGAGCCGCGCCTGTACATGGACAACGCGCTCGCGGGCCGGCCGCTGGCGCAGGAGGACGAAGTGCCGCGTGCGCAATTGCCCTTCGAGTTCATGCTCAATGCCCTGCGGCTGAAGGAAGGGTTCGCATTGAACCAGTTCACCGAGCGCACGGGCCTCGCCCCCACCGCGATCGCGGCGCCCCTGGCCGAAGCGCTGGCCAAGGGACTCGTCGAGCGCGACATGAGCCACGTGCGTCCCACGACGCGCGGTTTCGATTTCCTGAGCGACCTGCAGTCGCTCTTCCTCGCGCCCGAGGCGCCGGCAGTCCCATGA
- the rdgB gene encoding RdgB/HAM1 family non-canonical purine NTP pyrophosphatase has protein sequence MISRIVLASNNRGKLAELRAMFAPLGIELVPQSELGIPEADEPFRTFVENALAKARHASQASGLPAIADDAGLCVEAFGGLPGVDTAFYATQFGYEKGDANNVRALLEQLQGHADRRAALVSTLVAVRAPQDPEPLIAAGRVAGEIAREPVGDNGFGFDPVMFIPEFGKTFAQLPVEVKNANSHRGKAARQMLALIRERWL, from the coding sequence ATGATTTCCCGCATCGTCCTGGCCTCCAACAACCGCGGCAAGCTCGCCGAGCTGCGCGCGATGTTTGCGCCGCTCGGCATCGAACTCGTTCCCCAATCCGAGCTGGGCATTCCCGAAGCGGACGAGCCCTTCCGCACCTTCGTGGAGAACGCGCTCGCGAAGGCGCGCCATGCCTCGCAAGCGAGCGGCCTGCCCGCGATTGCCGACGATGCGGGGCTTTGCGTGGAAGCCTTCGGCGGGCTGCCCGGCGTCGACACCGCGTTCTATGCCACGCAGTTCGGCTACGAGAAGGGCGATGCCAACAACGTGAGGGCCCTGCTCGAACAATTGCAGGGCCATGCCGACCGGCGCGCCGCCCTCGTGAGCACGCTCGTCGCCGTGCGCGCCCCGCAGGACCCGGAGCCGCTCATCGCGGCAGGGCGCGTCGCCGGCGAGATCGCGCGCGAGCCCGTGGGCGACAACGGCTTCGGCTTCGACCCCGTGATGTTCATCCCCGAATTCGGCAAGACCTTTGCGCAATTGCCCGTGGAGGTGAAGAACGCCAACAGCCATCGCGGCAAGGCCGCGCGGCAGATGCTCGCCCTGATCCGGGAGCGATGGCTGTGA
- a CDS encoding serine/threonine protein kinase, whose translation MSKVKPAPLPPDTVIGGYRVVRKLSAGGFGVVYLAVDNEGQQVAVKEYLPASLATRAPGELLPQVQPEKLSLYRLGLKSFFEEGRSLAQISHASVVSVLNFFRENETVYMVMNYLEGGTLQDFIITARELKKQKVFRESTIRSLFDEILRGLRIVHQHKMLHLDIKPANIFITDDNKAVMIDFGAAREVLSKEGNFIRPMYTPGFAAPEMYRRDSSMGPWTDIYAIGACIYACMQGYPPNDAPQRLEKDRLALALSRLRGVYSDNLIEVVEWCMSLDPLSRPQSVFALQKELSREGERRYTKLSVGEKMRLQFDNMVSDTKKNVKRATGFGGVKAK comes from the coding sequence ATGTCAAAGGTGAAACCTGCTCCCTTGCCGCCGGACACCGTCATCGGTGGCTACCGCGTGGTGCGCAAGCTCTCGGCAGGCGGCTTCGGCGTGGTCTACCTCGCCGTCGACAACGAGGGCCAGCAGGTCGCCGTCAAGGAATACCTCCCCGCGTCCCTCGCCACCCGCGCTCCCGGTGAACTGCTGCCGCAGGTGCAGCCCGAGAAGCTCTCGCTCTATCGCCTGGGCCTCAAGAGCTTCTTCGAGGAGGGCCGCTCGCTCGCGCAGATCTCGCATGCCTCCGTCGTGAGCGTGCTGAACTTCTTCCGCGAGAACGAGACCGTCTACATGGTGATGAACTACCTGGAGGGCGGGACCCTGCAGGACTTCATCATCACCGCGCGCGAGCTGAAGAAGCAGAAGGTCTTCCGCGAGTCGACCATCCGCTCGCTCTTCGACGAAATCCTGCGCGGCCTGCGCATCGTGCACCAGCACAAGATGCTGCACCTGGACATCAAGCCGGCCAACATCTTCATCACCGACGACAACAAGGCCGTGATGATCGACTTCGGCGCCGCGCGCGAGGTGCTGTCCAAGGAGGGCAACTTCATCCGCCCGATGTACACGCCGGGCTTCGCCGCGCCGGAGATGTACCGGCGCGATTCGTCGATGGGCCCGTGGACCGACATCTACGCGATCGGCGCCTGCATCTACGCCTGCATGCAGGGCTATCCGCCCAACGACGCGCCGCAGCGCCTCGAGAAGGACCGCCTCGCCCTGGCGCTCTCGCGCCTGCGCGGCGTCTACTCGGACAACCTGATCGAAGTGGTGGAGTGGTGCATGTCGCTCGACCCGCTGTCGCGCCCGCAGTCGGTGTTCGCGCTGCAGAAGGAATTGAGCCGCGAGGGCGAGCGCCGCTACACCAAGCTGTCGGTGGGCGAGAAGATGCGCCTGCAGTTCGACAACATGGTCTCCGACACGAAAAAGAACGTCAAGCGCGCCACCGGTTTCGGCGGCGTGAAGGCCAAGTAA